One stretch of Geoalkalibacter ferrihydriticus DSM 17813 DNA includes these proteins:
- a CDS encoding sensor histidine kinase encodes MAQNCCWNRELDSLERCPNLAAGDEELLFNQKKRLIERCFKCPRFFEDLNDLRNQGESSAELLSIALDSISDLRLERQTLHGELEVRNREFQFLHEVTSTIQSSLDLDEIISMALTAITAGQGFGFNRAILLLVDGQRLNLNGYVAVGPRRLEDAQRIWHEIEEKHYSLQEMARLFYEHKMISEKEKFRDLLELLSIPLSQGNHLFIETLNGSTSRHIYDLWHEPHIDRRQVEALEVKEVVLVPLKSRNRRVGLLIADNIVNRRPIAQHDLRSLETFALPLAFAIERGALYEQLQEELGKLRDAHRRLQQQQEQMVRMEKMALVGKIVSHFSHSIRNPLMIIGGFARSLSRHIPEGDERRRYIESIVRETRKLEEVLQEALNYSESLHPTFDTWDINQLLTTVYGSLLEDMDLGGIAARFDLTAGLPQARIDFKQMSYCLRSIFTNSLEAMPNGGELTIATRREENRLVIEIRDTGPGIAPEILTHVATPFATNNGKTSGLGLSLCSRILQSHGGDMIIANSEKSGAVVSLYLPFTWDEGEAP; translated from the coding sequence TTGGCACAGAATTGTTGCTGGAACCGGGAATTAGATTCCCTGGAGCGCTGTCCCAACCTCGCTGCCGGCGATGAAGAGCTGCTCTTCAACCAAAAAAAACGGCTGATCGAACGCTGCTTCAAATGTCCTCGTTTTTTTGAAGATCTGAACGATTTGCGCAACCAGGGCGAATCCTCGGCAGAACTTCTCAGTATTGCTCTCGACAGCATCAGTGATTTGCGCCTGGAGCGCCAGACCCTACATGGCGAACTTGAAGTACGCAACCGCGAATTTCAGTTTCTCCATGAAGTGACCTCGACAATCCAGTCCAGTCTCGACCTGGATGAAATCATTTCCATGGCACTCACCGCCATCACCGCGGGCCAGGGATTCGGTTTCAACCGCGCCATTTTATTGCTGGTTGATGGCCAGCGCCTAAATCTTAACGGCTATGTGGCCGTCGGTCCGCGTCGCCTGGAAGACGCGCAACGCATCTGGCATGAAATCGAGGAAAAACACTACAGCCTGCAAGAGATGGCGCGCCTGTTTTACGAACACAAAATGATTTCTGAAAAAGAAAAATTTCGCGATCTTCTCGAGTTGCTGTCCATTCCCCTCTCGCAGGGCAATCATCTCTTCATCGAAACCCTCAACGGCTCCACGAGCCGCCACATCTATGATCTCTGGCATGAGCCCCATATCGACCGTCGGCAAGTTGAGGCTCTGGAAGTCAAAGAAGTCGTGCTGGTTCCTCTAAAAAGTCGCAACCGACGTGTTGGGCTGCTGATCGCCGACAACATCGTTAATCGGCGCCCGATCGCGCAGCACGATCTGCGCTCCCTGGAAACCTTCGCCCTGCCCCTTGCCTTCGCCATCGAGCGGGGGGCCCTGTATGAACAGTTGCAGGAGGAACTGGGCAAGCTGCGCGATGCTCATCGGCGCTTGCAGCAGCAGCAAGAGCAAATGGTGCGCATGGAAAAAATGGCCCTGGTGGGTAAAATTGTTTCCCACTTTTCCCATTCCATACGCAATCCGCTGATGATCATCGGGGGGTTTGCCCGCTCCCTGAGCCGCCATATTCCTGAAGGCGATGAACGTCGCCGCTACATTGAATCCATTGTGCGCGAAACGCGTAAACTTGAGGAAGTGCTCCAGGAGGCGCTTAACTATTCCGAATCCCTGCACCCCACTTTTGACACCTGGGATATCAACCAATTGCTGACCACGGTCTACGGTAGTCTGCTCGAAGACATGGATCTCGGGGGCATTGCCGCTCGCTTCGACCTGACGGCGGGCTTGCCGCAGGCACGCATCGATTTTAAGCAGATGAGCTACTGTCTGCGCAGCATCTTCACCAACTCGCTGGAAGCCATGCCCAACGGTGGTGAATTGACCATCGCTACCCGTCGCGAAGAGAATCGTCTGGTCATCGAAATCCGCGACACCGGGCCCGGCATCGCGCCGGAGATCCTGACGCATGTGGCTACCCCCTTCGCCACGAACAACGGCAAAACATCCGGCCTGGGGTTGTCGCTGTGCTCGCGCATTCTGCAAAGCCACGGCGGCGACATGATCATTGCCAACAGCGAAAAAAGCGGCGCCGTGGTTTCCCTCTACCTGCCCTTTACCTGGGATGAAGGTGAGGCACCTTGA
- the pepN gene encoding aminopeptidase N, whose translation MNPNQTINLDDYRPPAYLVNHIDLRFDLDESRTRVTALLEIVCNPQGSGAGSPLVLDGNNLELVKLRLDGRELSADEYSLEGERLVLGEVPVNFSLEIETLTDPSSNAALEGLYLSGGNFCTQCEPEGFRRITYFPDRPDVMAGYRTTIVADRARYPVLLANGNRVAHGELEGGKHFAEWVDPFPKPSYLFALVAGKLACLEDTFTTRSRRAIKLQIYVEAHNLDQCAHAMHSLKKAMRWDEERFGLECDLDQYMVVAVDDFNMGAMENKGLNIFNSKYVLARSDTATDVDFENIEGVIGHEYFHNWTGNRVTCRDWFQLSLKEGLTVFRDQEFSADMSVRAIKRIADVRLLRTAQFAEDAGPMAHPVRPSSYEEINNFYTLTVYHKGAEVIRMMHTLLGEQGFRRGMDLYFQRHDGQAVTTDDFVRAMEDAGAIDLVQFRRWYTQAGTPQVHVERHYDPQSHTYTLTLSQSCPATPGQDQKLPFHIPVAVGLLDGKGHSLPLHLEGETEGAAPHTRVLSLTEAQQTFRFTGVRREPVPSLLRDFSAPVKLTCDFSDDELAFLAGHDSDAFTRWDSGQQLALRVLLRMVDDFRQARTPQAPGALSAALRRTLGDTHLEAAFKAQALQLPSEAYVAEQMAVIDPLAVHQARDYLLRHLAKELRTDLLAGWQNHMDAGPYHFEPEAVGRRSLKNACLGYLTRLDEQVYVDLCVNQAQQGRNMTDVLAALSHLAQLDCPESDAQLAAFYDKWQAQPLVVDKWFTLQATSSRADTATRVSQLLQHPAFTLRNPNRVRSLLGAFSQGNPVHFHAASGAGYRLLGEHVCKIDAFNPQLAARLVSAFNHWRRYDAQRQMLMKEQLEQILDQPGLSRDVREVAGKSLGQ comes from the coding sequence ATGAACCCCAACCAAACCATCAATCTTGACGATTATCGCCCCCCGGCTTATCTGGTCAACCACATCGATCTGCGCTTTGATCTGGATGAAAGCCGCACCCGCGTGACCGCCCTGCTTGAAATTGTGTGCAATCCCCAGGGCTCTGGAGCTGGCTCGCCGTTGGTTCTCGACGGTAACAACCTTGAACTTGTGAAGCTGCGTCTCGACGGGCGCGAGTTGTCAGCCGACGAATATTCTCTCGAGGGTGAACGACTGGTATTGGGCGAAGTTCCGGTAAATTTCAGTCTTGAGATCGAAACCTTGACCGATCCCAGCAGCAATGCCGCCTTGGAAGGGCTTTACCTCTCCGGAGGCAATTTCTGCACTCAGTGCGAGCCCGAAGGTTTTCGTCGAATCACCTATTTTCCTGACCGTCCCGATGTCATGGCCGGGTATCGCACCACCATCGTCGCGGATCGCGCGCGTTATCCGGTGCTGCTGGCCAACGGCAATCGCGTGGCCCACGGCGAGCTTGAAGGGGGCAAGCATTTCGCCGAATGGGTGGATCCTTTTCCAAAGCCGTCCTATCTGTTCGCTCTGGTCGCCGGTAAGCTGGCCTGCCTCGAAGATACCTTTACCACGCGTTCGCGTCGCGCCATTAAGTTGCAAATCTACGTCGAGGCGCACAATCTCGACCAGTGCGCCCATGCCATGCATTCGCTGAAAAAAGCCATGCGCTGGGATGAGGAGCGCTTCGGTCTGGAGTGCGATCTGGATCAGTACATGGTCGTCGCGGTGGATGATTTCAATATGGGCGCCATGGAAAACAAGGGCCTCAACATCTTCAATTCAAAATATGTGCTGGCACGTTCCGACACCGCCACCGATGTTGATTTCGAGAATATCGAAGGGGTGATCGGCCACGAATACTTCCACAACTGGACGGGCAATCGCGTGACCTGCCGCGACTGGTTCCAGCTGAGTCTCAAGGAAGGCTTGACGGTGTTCCGCGACCAGGAATTTTCCGCGGACATGAGCGTGCGCGCCATCAAGCGCATTGCTGATGTGCGCCTGCTGCGCACCGCACAGTTCGCCGAGGATGCCGGGCCCATGGCGCATCCGGTGCGCCCCTCGAGTTACGAGGAAATCAACAATTTCTACACCCTGACGGTTTACCACAAGGGTGCCGAAGTGATCCGCATGATGCACACTCTGCTCGGCGAACAGGGATTCCGCCGCGGCATGGATCTCTATTTCCAGCGCCATGACGGGCAGGCGGTGACGACCGACGATTTCGTGCGCGCCATGGAGGATGCCGGCGCTATCGATCTGGTTCAATTCCGCCGCTGGTACACCCAGGCCGGTACCCCCCAGGTACATGTCGAACGCCATTACGATCCGCAATCCCACACCTATACCCTGACTTTGAGCCAGAGTTGTCCTGCAACGCCGGGCCAGGATCAAAAACTGCCCTTTCACATCCCCGTCGCCGTCGGCCTGCTCGACGGCAAGGGGCACTCCCTGCCGCTGCACCTGGAAGGGGAGACAGAAGGCGCGGCGCCACACACGCGGGTGCTCAGCCTGACCGAAGCGCAACAGACCTTTCGTTTCACCGGCGTGCGCCGGGAGCCGGTACCGTCGCTGCTGCGCGATTTCTCCGCCCCGGTCAAGCTGACGTGCGATTTCAGCGATGACGAACTGGCTTTTCTCGCCGGGCATGACAGCGATGCCTTTACGCGCTGGGACAGTGGACAGCAACTGGCTTTGCGCGTCTTGCTGCGCATGGTGGATGATTTCCGGCAGGCACGCACCCCGCAAGCGCCGGGGGCGCTGTCGGCAGCCTTACGCAGGACTCTGGGCGACACGCACCTGGAGGCAGCGTTCAAGGCACAGGCCCTGCAATTGCCCAGCGAGGCCTATGTGGCGGAGCAGATGGCCGTCATCGATCCGCTTGCCGTGCATCAAGCCCGCGATTACCTGTTGCGGCACCTGGCGAAGGAGTTACGCACGGACTTGTTGGCTGGCTGGCAGAATCACATGGATGCCGGGCCCTATCATTTCGAGCCCGAGGCTGTGGGCCGGCGCAGTCTGAAAAACGCGTGCCTGGGTTACCTGACCAGGTTGGATGAACAGGTCTACGTGGATCTCTGCGTCAACCAGGCTCAGCAGGGCCGCAATATGACCGATGTGCTCGCGGCGCTGAGCCATCTCGCGCAGCTCGACTGCCCTGAAAGCGACGCGCAGTTGGCGGCCTTTTACGACAAGTGGCAGGCTCAGCCGCTGGTGGTGGATAAATGGTTTACCCTGCAGGCCACCTCGTCCCGGGCGGATACCGCAACCCGCGTATCACAATTGTTGCAGCATCCGGCCTTCACCCTGCGCAATCCCAACCGGGTACGCTCGCTGCTTGGAGCCTTTTCTCAGGGCAATCCCGTGCATTTCCATGCCGCCTCCGGCGCCGGCTATCGCCTGCTTGGCGAGCATGTGTGCAAGATCGACGCTTTCAATCCTCAGCTTGCCGCGCGTCTGGTTTCGGCCTTCAATCACTGGCGCCGTTATGACGCGCAGCGACAGATGCTGATGAAAGAACAGCTTGAGCAGATTCTGGACCAACCGGGATTGTCGCGGGATGTGCGCGAAGTGGCAGGGAAGAGTCTCGGGCAATGA
- a CDS encoding M23 family metallopeptidase: MKTRSRKKAFVRKVGLLLMLLAVVGLIVGAFSYFRDTDGPEITLLADSERVSNKPLTFELSDEGSGLKNVTITLTQGNISRQILDKTYEQGVTRSSETITLQDPALRDGPIEVRVTARDQSIFRFGAGNTTDQVFELIFDATPPRVNVLSTAHNINQGGAALIVYTVSEEVKRTGIEIGEYFFPGFLQPSGEYIALFAFPHDMSTADFSPRLIAVDLAGNEGRGGFQYHANARRFRHDNLNISDNFLNAVIPQFERYFPAANSLLETFLKVNSRMREDNRQTLVDLSLNTASEPLWHGDFLRMAGAANMAGYADRRTYLHQGQKISEATHMGVDLASVQQAPIRASNHGRVIFADFLGIYGNCVVIDHGLGLQSLYAHLSRMEVAPGDFVQKGDPIGNSGATGMAMGDHLHFEVTVGGVSVNPIEWWDPNWVRNNITSKLPQ; the protein is encoded by the coding sequence ATGAAAACGCGTTCACGAAAAAAGGCTTTCGTCCGTAAAGTCGGATTGCTGTTGATGTTGCTGGCGGTTGTGGGGCTGATTGTCGGCGCCTTCAGTTACTTCCGTGACACGGATGGCCCCGAAATCACCCTCCTGGCTGACTCCGAGCGGGTATCGAACAAGCCGTTGACCTTCGAGCTGAGCGATGAGGGCTCAGGTCTCAAAAATGTGACGATTACCCTGACTCAAGGCAACATTTCCCGGCAAATTCTCGACAAAACCTATGAGCAAGGCGTCACTCGCAGCAGTGAAACCATCACCTTGCAAGACCCTGCCTTGCGCGACGGCCCCATCGAAGTTCGCGTAACGGCCAGGGACCAGTCGATTTTTCGTTTTGGCGCCGGCAACACCACCGACCAGGTCTTTGAGCTGATTTTCGACGCGACCCCGCCACGTGTCAACGTATTGAGCACGGCCCACAACATCAATCAGGGGGGCGCCGCTCTCATCGTCTATACAGTTTCCGAAGAGGTAAAGAGGACCGGGATCGAAATCGGCGAGTATTTTTTCCCCGGCTTTCTCCAGCCGTCGGGCGAATACATCGCTTTGTTCGCTTTTCCTCACGACATGAGCACGGCCGATTTCTCGCCGCGCCTTATCGCTGTTGATCTTGCCGGCAATGAAGGCCGCGGGGGCTTTCAATACCACGCCAACGCGCGCCGTTTCCGTCATGACAACCTCAACATATCCGACAATTTTCTGAACGCAGTCATACCGCAGTTCGAGCGTTATTTTCCTGCAGCCAATTCGTTACTGGAGACTTTTTTGAAAGTCAACAGCCGGATGCGCGAGGACAACCGGCAAACCTTGGTTGACCTGAGCCTCAATACCGCTTCGGAGCCTCTTTGGCACGGCGATTTCCTGCGCATGGCCGGAGCGGCCAATATGGCCGGGTATGCCGATCGCCGCACTTACCTCCACCAGGGACAAAAAATCAGTGAAGCGACCCATATGGGTGTCGATCTGGCCTCGGTTCAGCAGGCCCCGATCCGTGCAAGTAATCATGGACGGGTGATTTTTGCGGATTTCCTGGGGATCTACGGAAACTGCGTGGTCATCGACCATGGGCTGGGGCTACAAAGCCTTTACGCGCATCTGTCGCGGATGGAGGTCGCGCCCGGAGATTTTGTACAAAAAGGTGATCCCATTGGCAACAGCGGCGCCACAGGCATGGCCATGGGCGATCATCTGCATTTCGAGGTCACCGTCGGCGGCGTCTCGGTCAACCCCATCGAGTGGTGGGATCCCAACTGGGTGCGGAATAATATCACCAGCAAATTGCCCCAATAA
- a CDS encoding SDR family oxidoreductase, with protein sequence MRSVACERRELRGGEQLSFTSVFIVGCGDIGQRVGQLWRERGVEVTALVRSPEAQMKLEALGFSVVRGDLDEPQSLADLPLRNRLVYYFAPPPAQGTHDPRMAAFCENSLAAHKPWKIVYISTSGVYGDCAGALVDEDAPLKPLTDRARRRVAAEEHLRSWQARHDGQVVILRVPGIYGPGRLPRKRIEQGVPVLDARQAAPSNRIHAVDLARICVAAGDKGEAGDVFNVCDESGGSMSDYFNAVADACGLPRPPQISMEEAHRMMSPEMLSYLNESRRLDTRRLRDRLRIELLYPDLVSGLRAALAEESENARP encoded by the coding sequence ATGAGGAGCGTGGCTTGCGAAAGGCGGGAGCTGAGAGGCGGTGAACAATTGAGCTTCACGAGCGTATTCATTGTCGGCTGCGGAGACATCGGACAACGGGTGGGGCAGTTGTGGCGGGAGCGCGGGGTTGAAGTCACGGCTCTGGTCCGTTCGCCCGAGGCGCAAATGAAACTTGAAGCCCTGGGATTTTCCGTGGTGCGGGGTGACCTTGATGAGCCGCAAAGTCTTGCGGATCTGCCGTTGCGCAACCGCCTGGTTTATTATTTCGCGCCGCCGCCGGCTCAGGGTACGCACGATCCGCGGATGGCGGCTTTTTGCGAGAACTCGCTGGCGGCGCACAAGCCCTGGAAGATCGTGTATATCAGCACCAGTGGGGTGTATGGCGATTGCGCCGGGGCGCTGGTTGACGAGGATGCCCCATTAAAGCCGCTGACAGACCGGGCCCGGCGCCGGGTCGCTGCCGAAGAGCATCTGCGCAGCTGGCAGGCCCGGCATGACGGGCAAGTGGTGATTCTGCGTGTCCCCGGCATCTATGGCCCGGGACGTCTGCCGCGCAAGCGCATCGAGCAGGGTGTGCCGGTGCTCGATGCGCGGCAGGCGGCGCCCTCCAACCGCATTCACGCCGTCGATCTGGCGCGCATCTGCGTGGCGGCGGGGGATAAGGGCGAGGCGGGCGATGTCTTCAATGTCTGTGATGAAAGCGGCGGCAGCATGAGCGATTACTTCAATGCCGTAGCCGATGCCTGCGGATTGCCGCGCCCGCCCCAGATCAGCATGGAGGAGGCGCACCGGATGATGAGTCCCGAAATGCTCTCCTATCTCAACGAATCGCGCCGCCTCGATACCAGGCGTTTGCGCGACAGGCTGCGCATCGAGCTTCTCTATCCCGATCTGGTTTCGGGCCTGCGCGCGGCGTTGGCCGAAGAAAGCGAAAACGCGCGACCATGA
- a CDS encoding DeoR/GlpR family DNA-binding transcription regulator produces the protein MTPHPPALTPRQQQIMELAQQQKFVATEDLVKAFDVTPQTIRRDINELCALGLLRRYHGGAGLASSVENVDYQARQVLCLEEKRRIAALVARNIPDRASIFINIGTTTEEVAKALRDHEGLRVITNNLHVAALLSANPSFEITIAGGIVRPRDGGIIGEATIDFIRQFKVDYGIIGISGIDRDGSLLDYDYREVKVAQAIIENSRRIFLVADHTKFGRSALVRVNRIDAIDALFTDAPPPREIAALLAREKIALHVAGGGAEEE, from the coding sequence ATGACTCCCCATCCACCCGCTTTGACTCCTCGTCAGCAGCAGATCATGGAGTTGGCGCAACAACAAAAGTTTGTCGCCACGGAAGATCTGGTCAAAGCTTTCGACGTGACGCCGCAAACTATCCGCCGCGACATCAATGAACTCTGTGCGCTGGGTTTGCTGCGCCGCTACCATGGCGGCGCAGGGTTGGCATCGAGCGTGGAGAATGTCGACTATCAAGCCCGCCAGGTGCTGTGCCTTGAAGAGAAGCGGCGCATCGCCGCGCTGGTGGCCCGAAACATCCCCGATCGTGCCTCGATTTTTATCAACATCGGTACGACGACGGAGGAAGTGGCCAAAGCCCTGCGCGACCACGAGGGCTTGCGGGTGATCACCAACAACCTGCATGTGGCCGCGCTGCTCAGTGCCAACCCGAGCTTCGAAATCACTATTGCCGGCGGCATCGTGCGCCCGCGTGACGGTGGCATAATCGGCGAGGCGACCATTGATTTTATTCGTCAGTTCAAAGTGGATTACGGCATCATCGGCATTTCGGGCATCGACCGTGACGGCTCATTGCTTGACTACGATTACCGCGAAGTCAAGGTCGCCCAAGCCATCATTGAAAATTCCCGCCGGATTTTTCTGGTTGCGGATCACACCAAATTCGGGCGCAGCGCTCTCGTGCGGGTGAATCGTATTGATGCCATCGATGCGTTGTTTACCGATGCGCCGCCGCCACGAGAAATTGCCGCACTGCTGGCGCGCGAGAAGATTGCTCTGCATGTCGCCGGAGGGGGGGCTGAGGAAGAATAG
- a CDS encoding glycerol-3-phosphate dehydrogenase/oxidase — MARKDIIRNLQQDTPFDLLVIGGGATGSGIALDAASRGIRTALIEKYDFSEGTSSRSTKLVHGGVRYLEMAIKRLDRTQYNLVKDGLYERGVLLKNAPHLAGRLPLVTPLYSWMEVPYIFAGLKLYDILAGKMGIGRSRIVSRKEALERFPMLKAEGLKAGVLYYDGQFNDARMAVTLITTALRQGAVTANHVEAISLLKEKGRIAGAVVRDNISKQEFTVRARGVINATGPFADSIRRMDEPEAAPILKASSGIHIVLDKRFAPPATGLMIPKTEDGRVLFILPWQGHALIGTTDEPADIVDHPRPKDEEVAYLLRHVRQYFNLEIGPQDIKSTWSGLRPLLDDPQAVDTARLARDHIIQVSKSGLLTMAGGKWTTYRKMAQDAVDHAVKTFALAPEKNCHTDHLPLIGASGFEEKGDLKLSSDFALDADIASHLHRAYGSEALKVAELAQKGLGKRLHPEHPVIEAEVVYVSRHEQAERVSDVLVRRTTLALLDKEAARNAVERTVELMAEELGWDEARCRDERKLCIQLLETAI; from the coding sequence ATGGCACGAAAAGATATCATCCGCAACCTGCAACAGGATACACCCTTTGATCTGCTGGTGATCGGCGGCGGGGCAACCGGCAGCGGTATCGCCCTTGATGCCGCGAGTCGCGGCATCAGGACCGCACTTATCGAGAAATACGATTTCAGCGAAGGAACCAGCAGCCGCAGCACCAAGCTGGTGCATGGCGGCGTCCGCTATCTCGAAATGGCGATCAAGCGCCTCGATCGAACCCAATACAATCTGGTCAAAGATGGCCTTTACGAACGCGGCGTCCTACTTAAAAACGCCCCGCATCTGGCGGGGCGCCTGCCTCTTGTCACACCTCTCTACAGCTGGATGGAGGTGCCATACATCTTTGCCGGCCTCAAACTCTACGACATCCTCGCCGGCAAAATGGGGATCGGCCGTAGCCGCATTGTCAGCCGCAAAGAGGCTTTGGAGCGCTTCCCTATGCTCAAGGCCGAGGGGCTCAAGGCCGGCGTGCTGTATTACGACGGCCAGTTCAACGATGCCCGCATGGCGGTGACCCTGATTACCACGGCCTTGCGCCAGGGCGCGGTGACCGCCAACCACGTGGAAGCGATCTCGCTGCTTAAGGAGAAAGGGCGGATAGCCGGGGCGGTGGTGCGAGACAACATCTCCAAGCAGGAATTTACCGTGCGCGCCCGCGGGGTGATCAATGCCACAGGCCCATTTGCCGACAGTATCCGGCGCATGGATGAGCCCGAAGCCGCACCGATTCTGAAAGCCAGTTCGGGCATCCACATCGTGCTTGACAAGCGCTTTGCGCCTCCCGCAACGGGCTTGATGATTCCCAAGACCGAAGATGGTCGGGTGCTCTTCATTCTGCCCTGGCAGGGGCATGCTTTGATCGGCACCACTGACGAACCGGCGGACATCGTCGACCATCCCCGTCCCAAAGACGAGGAAGTCGCCTACCTTCTGCGCCACGTGCGTCAATACTTCAATCTGGAGATCGGTCCACAGGACATCAAGTCGACCTGGTCGGGACTGCGCCCGCTGCTGGATGATCCGCAAGCTGTCGATACGGCGCGCTTGGCTCGCGACCATATCATTCAGGTGAGCAAGTCCGGCCTTCTCACCATGGCGGGCGGCAAGTGGACCACCTACCGCAAAATGGCCCAGGATGCCGTTGACCATGCCGTAAAGACCTTTGCTCTGGCCCCGGAAAAAAACTGCCACACCGACCATCTGCCTCTCATCGGTGCGAGCGGTTTTGAAGAGAAGGGCGACCTCAAGCTGAGCTCTGACTTTGCTCTTGACGCTGATATCGCCTCGCATCTGCACCGCGCATACGGTAGCGAAGCGCTCAAAGTTGCAGAGTTGGCGCAAAAAGGTTTGGGCAAGCGCCTGCACCCGGAGCATCCGGTGATCGAAGCCGAGGTGGTCTACGTCAGCCGGCACGAACAGGCCGAGCGGGTGTCCGATGTGCTGGTGCGCCGCACGACTCTGGCCTTGCTCGATAAAGAGGCGGCCCGCAACGCCGTGGAGAGAACGGTTGAACTCATGGCTGAAGAACTCGGCTGGGACGAGGCACGCTGCCGCGACGAACGCAAGCTGTGCATCCAGTTGCTTGAAACCGCTATTTGA
- a CDS encoding DUF2835 domain-containing protein has protein sequence MNGGEIFFRLRISAEEYLRYYRGTATFVQVRAEDGRRIRLPASSLRRFVMRGGIEGRFRLRFDGHQKIISLEKVNS, from the coding sequence ATGAACGGCGGTGAGATTTTTTTTCGCCTGCGCATCTCCGCCGAGGAATACCTGCGCTATTATCGGGGCACGGCGACGTTTGTTCAGGTAAGAGCCGAAGACGGCCGCCGTATTCGCCTGCCTGCCTCAAGCCTGCGTCGCTTTGTGATGCGCGGGGGGATTGAGGGTCGCTTCCGGCTGCGTTTTGACGGCCATCAGAAAATTATTTCGCTGGAAAAAGTCAATTCCTGA